A genomic region of Sporomusaceae bacterium contains the following coding sequences:
- a CDS encoding 3D domain-containing protein has product MRRFLLVALIVANCLLLAGAVYIFPIIMHTAAVVLEQAALAQQAHERIDVLERALRVNTTPGPSRGGARVMKVTAYTAGPESTGKAPGHPAYGITSAGYRLTDADAWRVAAADPEHYPAGTKIFGAGVGLVTILDTGAAVRGPDHIDIFVGMSAVHEAQEWGVRRVPTRIIGRVN; this is encoded by the coding sequence ATGAGGCGCTTCCTGCTCGTCGCCCTCATCGTCGCCAACTGCCTGCTGCTGGCCGGCGCCGTCTACATATTCCCCATCATCATGCACACGGCGGCCGTCGTCCTGGAGCAAGCGGCGCTGGCCCAGCAGGCTCACGAGCGCATCGACGTCCTGGAGCGGGCCCTGCGCGTCAACACGACACCGGGGCCCAGCCGGGGCGGCGCCCGGGTGATGAAGGTCACAGCCTACACCGCCGGCCCCGAATCGACGGGCAAAGCCCCCGGTCATCCCGCGTACGGCATCACCTCCGCCGGGTACCGCCTGACCGACGCCGACGCCTGGCGCGTAGCGGCCGCCGATCCGGAGCACTACCCGGCCGGTACAAAAATATTCGGCGCCGGCGTCGGCCTAGTGACCATCCTGGACACCGGCGCCGCCGTCCGGGGCCCGGACCATATCGACATATTCGTGGGCATGTCCGCCGTACATGAAGCCCAGGAGTGGGGCGTACGGCGGGTACCTACCCGGATTATTGGGAGGGTTAACTGA
- a CDS encoding DUF3102 domain-containing protein: MNDITITRTADVIAAEINGIKAQTRAVMLCGSIEIGRRLVEAKDMLEHGQWTDWLEKSVDYSPRTAQNLMKIFEEYGADQLPLFGDNAKTQALADLSYTQAVALLGLSADQREAFMEANDVTSMKTRELQEAIRKQKEAEDKAAAADKRATTAETKATTAETARASAEKALKDAQDKAKKDIDRLTAQLTEAKKAGASDEKLTEMKGELDEAKEEVRRLTEQLAEPVTVEATVKPDPAAVAVMKFGLQFDALVVNFRNLLTALGEIKVADADAGEKYKVVVTGLIGKMTEKLT, translated from the coding sequence ATGAACGACATTACCATCACCAGAACCGCCGACGTCATCGCGGCGGAGATAAACGGTATCAAGGCCCAGACCCGGGCCGTCATGCTCTGCGGTAGCATCGAGATTGGCCGTCGGCTGGTCGAGGCCAAGGACATGCTCGAGCATGGGCAGTGGACCGACTGGCTAGAGAAATCGGTCGACTACTCGCCGCGCACCGCCCAGAACCTCATGAAGATATTCGAGGAGTACGGCGCCGACCAACTCCCGCTATTCGGCGATAACGCAAAAACGCAAGCGCTTGCGGATTTGAGCTATACCCAGGCGGTTGCCCTGCTGGGGCTATCGGCTGATCAGCGGGAAGCATTCATGGAGGCGAACGACGTCACCAGCATGAAGACCCGCGAACTGCAGGAGGCCATCCGGAAACAGAAGGAGGCCGAAGACAAGGCAGCCGCCGCGGATAAGCGGGCGACAACAGCGGAGACGAAGGCGACAACGGCAGAAACCGCCCGGGCTAGTGCCGAAAAAGCCCTGAAGGACGCCCAGGACAAGGCCAAGAAGGACATTGACCGCCTGACCGCTCAGCTAACCGAAGCGAAGAAGGCCGGCGCATCGGATGAAAAGCTCACCGAAATGAAGGGTGAGCTCGATGAGGCCAAGGAAGAGGTCCGGCGACTTACCGAGCAGCTGGCAGAACCGGTCACCGTCGAGGCTACTGTTAAGCCCGACCCCGCGGCTGTCGCCGTCATGAAATTTGGCCTCCAGTTCGACGCCTTGGTGGTCAATTTCCGCAACCTGCTTACCGCCCTGGGCGAGATCAAGGTCGCCGACGCCGACGCCGGCGAGAAGTACAAGGTCGTCGTGACCGGCCTGATCGGCAAAATGACGGAGAAGCTGACATGA
- a CDS encoding PcfJ domain-containing protein, translating into MEINEILEHFPDDRSDEIKQYATDSVFRWSRYLFTRREGKRQYAYCTHCRKETANTKLRHNSQAKCPHCGSTCIVKAAGIGRKRLLDEGYFVYYEKSTYDPEAIIARGIYAVRDYRGDYRQVKTIYLTKAFYLFRPGQAHMLCHKHGYYVTWDGRPRMEKGSLSQCKSVYSLFTPITANGWGGSNDVVISYSRNSIAAAVAGTQFRFSTWEQYDHGDMVKFFALYAKYPCVEYLTKMGFSHLVETKLEGGNTFGCINWRGKTVMKVLRLSKKDLRELKAADIHVDPSFLRYLQVSRKDGSNLSFTEIKQVDNAIGWCYSDLQKILKQTTLRRAWTYISKQFPLLRPDKKQAFYSEQAVLHSWRDYLADCVKLDLELTNERTLFPRNLYRAHQNTIKQVQHQADELLAQKLVAKVAELQKYCFEKSGLFIRPAADQKELIAEGKSLEHCVGGYARAYAEGRSIILLIRNKKQPDKPFFTMEIHKGYNGKMMITQCRGLRNCDPDARVKKFVDAFTAARMQPENEVRVRVTVPA; encoded by the coding sequence ATGGAGATTAACGAGATTCTGGAACATTTCCCCGACGACCGGTCCGATGAAATCAAGCAGTATGCAACTGACAGTGTGTTTCGGTGGAGCCGGTACCTGTTCACCCGACGTGAAGGGAAACGCCAGTACGCCTACTGCACCCATTGCCGGAAAGAAACCGCCAACACCAAGCTACGACACAATAGCCAGGCCAAATGCCCTCATTGCGGAAGCACCTGTATTGTTAAGGCAGCTGGTATCGGCCGAAAGCGGCTGTTGGATGAGGGATATTTTGTGTACTACGAAAAGTCGACATACGACCCGGAGGCTATTATCGCCAGGGGGATTTACGCAGTACGCGACTATCGCGGTGACTACCGGCAAGTAAAAACCATCTATCTTACCAAGGCGTTTTATCTGTTCCGGCCTGGCCAGGCCCATATGCTCTGCCACAAGCACGGTTACTATGTCACTTGGGACGGCCGCCCGAGAATGGAAAAGGGCAGCCTCAGTCAATGCAAGTCGGTTTATTCCCTGTTTACTCCGATTACGGCAAACGGCTGGGGAGGAAGCAATGACGTTGTTATCAGCTATTCCCGAAATAGCATCGCGGCAGCTGTGGCCGGCACTCAGTTCCGATTCAGCACCTGGGAGCAGTACGATCACGGCGACATGGTCAAGTTCTTTGCCTTATATGCGAAATACCCATGCGTCGAGTATCTGACAAAGATGGGCTTCAGCCATCTGGTGGAGACCAAGCTGGAAGGCGGCAATACCTTTGGTTGCATCAACTGGCGCGGGAAGACGGTGATGAAGGTTCTGAGGTTGTCAAAAAAAGACCTGCGTGAACTCAAGGCCGCCGATATTCATGTCGACCCGTCGTTTCTCAGATACCTGCAAGTTTCCCGAAAAGACGGCTCGAACCTATCGTTCACCGAGATCAAGCAGGTGGATAATGCCATCGGCTGGTGCTATAGCGACCTTCAGAAAATCCTAAAACAAACCACGTTGCGCCGGGCCTGGACGTACATAAGCAAGCAGTTTCCCCTGCTCCGCCCGGATAAAAAACAGGCTTTCTATTCTGAGCAGGCTGTTTTGCACTCCTGGCGTGACTACCTGGCCGACTGCGTTAAGCTCGACCTGGAGCTGACAAACGAGCGGACCCTGTTCCCCCGGAACCTGTATCGAGCCCACCAGAACACGATTAAGCAGGTTCAGCATCAGGCCGATGAGCTGCTTGCCCAAAAACTTGTCGCCAAGGTGGCCGAGCTGCAGAAATACTGCTTCGAGAAATCGGGGCTGTTTATCCGGCCGGCTGCAGACCAGAAGGAATTAATCGCCGAAGGCAAGTCGCTGGAACACTGTGTTGGTGGTTATGCCCGGGCCTACGCTGAAGGTCGATCTATCATTTTGCTGATCCGCAACAAGAAACAACCTGACAAGCCATTTTTCACGATGGAAATCCATAAAGGATACAACGGCAAGATGATGATTACCCAATGCCGCGGCCTCCGAAATTGCGATCCCGATGCCAGGGTGAAAAAATTCGTTGACGCATTTACCGCGGCCAGGATGCAGCCCGAGAATGAAGTCCGCGTCCGAGTTACTGTCCCGGCATAA
- a CDS encoding HD domain-containing protein, protein MRKRYLELLASTGRPGRTDLASWLESTDFFTAPASTQYHGAHEGGLLEHSLAVYNNLCKIAGTFEEKLLPVSNSTAIIVALLHDICKADFYTVSTRNVKNEQTGQWEKVPYYAIEDTIPLGHGEKSVILAMRHMPLTGDEIMAIRWHMAGFDDAARQYASGQALAAALKKYPLITALHMADLAATYFDGK, encoded by the coding sequence ATGCGAAAACGCTATCTTGAACTCCTGGCCTCTACCGGCCGGCCCGGCAGAACTGATCTCGCCAGCTGGTTAGAATCCACCGACTTCTTCACGGCCCCCGCCAGCACCCAATACCACGGCGCTCACGAGGGCGGATTACTGGAGCACAGCCTGGCGGTGTATAACAATCTCTGTAAAATTGCCGGTACCTTTGAGGAAAAGCTGTTGCCCGTCAGTAATTCCACGGCTATCATCGTCGCCCTTCTCCACGATATCTGCAAGGCCGACTTCTACACCGTCAGTACCAGGAACGTTAAAAACGAACAAACTGGCCAATGGGAAAAGGTGCCGTATTACGCCATCGAGGATACAATCCCCCTCGGCCACGGCGAGAAAAGCGTCATCCTGGCCATGCGGCACATGCCGCTGACCGGTGACGAGATCATGGCCATCCGTTGGCACATGGCCGGCTTCGATGACGCGGCCCGACAGTACGCAAGTGGACAAGCCCTGGCCGCCGCCCTGAAAAAGTATCCGCTCATCACCGCTTTGCACATGGCGGACCTGGCTGCAACCTATTTTGACGGGAAGTGA
- a CDS encoding helix-turn-helix transcriptional regulator, producing the protein MDIGNRIRQIRIDKGISQRHVQKKLGKYGSWLSQVEGGSVQIYAKDVPLLADALGVEIGDLFVEEIKGA; encoded by the coding sequence ATGGATATAGGCAACAGAATTCGACAAATTCGCATCGACAAAGGCATTTCGCAACGACATGTTCAAAAGAAGCTGGGCAAGTACGGTTCGTGGTTAAGCCAGGTAGAGGGCGGCAGTGTTCAGATTTACGCCAAAGATGTGCCCTTACTTGCCGATGCGCTGGGCGTCGAAATCGGCGATCTCTTTGTAGAGGAAATCAAAGGGGCCTAG
- a CDS encoding helix-turn-helix transcriptional regulator has product MFDKELLLKRLRQAREDARLTHEEVAKNLGYNSSSTIGNYEAGRREISAKDLIAMAKLYDVSLSWLYGQNDEKDLSLTKVDRREWLLLLAFRKASERDKTIIENILNSFPDKGDDANERSV; this is encoded by the coding sequence ATGTTTGATAAGGAATTGTTGTTAAAAAGACTTAGGCAGGCTAGAGAAGATGCAAGATTAACACACGAAGAAGTTGCTAAAAACTTAGGATACAATTCATCAAGCACGATCGGAAACTACGAGGCAGGCAGAAGAGAAATTTCCGCTAAAGACCTGATTGCTATGGCTAAGCTCTACGATGTTTCTTTAAGTTGGCTCTATGGCCAAAATGATGAAAAGGATTTGTCACTTACTAAGGTTGATCGCAGAGAATGGTTATTGCTTCTAGCCTTTAGAAAAGCATCTGAAAGAGATAAGACTATTATCGAAAACATTCTCAACTCGTTTCCTGATAAAGGAGATGATGCTAATGAGCGTTCAGTTTAA
- a CDS encoding tyrosine-type recombinase/integrase, with the protein MSVQFKDNIWYAVVYYRDEFNKKRYKWYPAEGQKAAERLEREIRSKLDKGELTITNKTTVKQYLNKWLELEIKPRRRPATVQNYQDRIDALCANLGEAQLDKLKPTTITEHLNKELARGLKPTSIQAQFAVLNQALKKAVLWQLLSRNPCDAVTPPQRNEPNNMVWSHEQVTRFLDFHRENSIYLVWLLGFLCGLRRGEILGLQWGNVDLKNKGAYVEYSLDRMDEEEAKRLLEQKEIKWYGCKSKTKADKKGNPIPPTVLALGPTKTKQSKGYASLPDIVIAVMEDIRKKQMAGIGNKKKNSKVKQAQLCDQNFVIRHRDGLPYEPDYITHALPKAIEAYNNAQTEEKNKLPALRVHDMRHTYVTILYELGLDTKAVSEAARHAKTSFTADYYVHLRKEVKQRPAEIINLTFKKGLG; encoded by the coding sequence ATGAGCGTTCAGTTTAAAGATAACATATGGTATGCAGTTGTTTATTACCGCGACGAATTCAACAAAAAACGCTACAAATGGTACCCGGCCGAAGGGCAAAAGGCTGCCGAGCGCCTTGAAAGAGAAATCAGATCGAAGCTCGACAAAGGTGAGTTGACCATTACCAATAAAACTACTGTAAAACAGTATCTTAATAAATGGTTGGAGCTTGAAATAAAACCTCGCCGCCGGCCGGCAACAGTGCAAAATTATCAGGACCGGATCGACGCTCTCTGCGCCAACCTCGGCGAAGCCCAACTGGACAAACTGAAGCCGACGACCATCACCGAACATCTCAACAAGGAGCTTGCGCGGGGTCTGAAGCCGACCAGCATACAGGCGCAATTTGCCGTACTTAACCAGGCGCTTAAAAAGGCCGTGCTCTGGCAGTTACTCTCCCGGAATCCCTGCGACGCCGTTACCCCGCCGCAAAGAAACGAGCCGAACAACATGGTTTGGTCGCATGAACAGGTTACGCGATTCCTTGACTTCCACCGCGAAAACAGTATTTATCTCGTCTGGCTCCTCGGGTTCCTTTGCGGCCTGCGCCGGGGGGAAATTCTTGGACTCCAATGGGGGAATGTCGATTTAAAGAACAAGGGCGCTTACGTCGAATATTCGCTCGACAGGATGGATGAGGAAGAAGCAAAGCGGCTTTTGGAGCAGAAAGAAATTAAATGGTATGGCTGCAAGTCGAAAACCAAGGCTGACAAAAAGGGTAACCCCATCCCGCCCACCGTTCTGGCGCTCGGCCCCACGAAAACCAAACAATCAAAAGGATATGCCTCTCTTCCTGACATCGTTATTGCGGTCATGGAAGATATTCGCAAAAAACAGATGGCCGGCATCGGCAACAAGAAGAAGAATTCGAAGGTTAAGCAGGCGCAGCTCTGCGATCAGAACTTCGTGATCCGTCACCGGGACGGTCTGCCCTACGAGCCGGATTATATCACTCACGCGCTGCCCAAAGCCATCGAAGCATATAACAATGCCCAGACGGAAGAAAAAAACAAGTTGCCCGCTCTCCGGGTCCACGACATGCGTCACACCTACGTCACGATACTATACGAGCTTGGCCTGGACACTAAGGCCGTCTCAGAGGCCGCCAGACACGCAAAAACCAGTTTCACGGCGGATTACTACGTCCACCTCCGCAAAGAGGTTAAACAGCGGCCAGCAGAGATTATCAACCTCACTTTTAAAAAGGGATTAGGATAA
- a CDS encoding acyl-CoA dehydrogenase family protein: protein MDFNFTPDQLALKKMAQEVVAKEITPYALEMDHNGEMRPGLLQKLDEAGIVSLVVPEEFDGPGLDAVTIALIYEELGKGCAGVATSVAANALASYPVILMGTDEQKKHYFDIINSGKLAAFALTEPGAGSDAGAVATTAVKDGDDYYILNGTKCFITNGGLADIFIIFANARKSAGIRGLTAFIVDRNTPGFSVGKEEDKMGIRASNTCELILDNVRIPTANRLGREGEGFKIAMKTLDAARPLVGAVSVGIAQAAFDAAVKYSKEREQFGKPIASFQLVQAMLADMAIAVETARLMVFKACWLKDQNLPFAKEAAMAKCYAADVAMKVTTDAVQVLGGYGYIKEYPTEKYMRDAKIMQIYEGTNQIQRLVIANQILY from the coding sequence ATGGATTTTAACTTTACTCCCGACCAGCTTGCCCTCAAGAAGATGGCTCAGGAAGTAGTTGCCAAAGAGATTACTCCCTACGCCCTTGAGATGGACCACAACGGGGAAATGCGGCCCGGTCTGCTCCAAAAGCTTGACGAAGCCGGTATTGTTAGCCTGGTCGTGCCTGAAGAATTCGACGGTCCGGGGCTGGATGCTGTCACCATCGCCCTTATCTACGAAGAACTTGGCAAAGGCTGCGCCGGTGTAGCCACCAGTGTCGCCGCAAATGCCCTGGCCTCATATCCTGTCATACTCATGGGTACCGATGAGCAGAAGAAACACTACTTTGATATCATCAACAGCGGCAAACTGGCGGCCTTTGCCCTTACCGAGCCGGGAGCCGGTTCCGACGCAGGTGCGGTAGCAACCACCGCCGTCAAAGACGGCGATGATTACTACATCCTCAACGGCACCAAATGCTTTATCACCAATGGCGGCCTCGCCGACATCTTCATCATATTTGCCAACGCCCGCAAATCTGCGGGCATCCGCGGCCTGACGGCCTTCATTGTCGACCGAAACACCCCCGGTTTTTCGGTCGGCAAAGAGGAAGACAAAATGGGCATCCGCGCCTCCAACACCTGCGAACTCATCCTCGACAACGTCCGTATTCCCACCGCCAACCGACTTGGCAGGGAAGGGGAAGGCTTCAAAATTGCCATGAAAACCCTCGACGCCGCTCGCCCGCTAGTCGGGGCCGTATCGGTAGGCATCGCTCAGGCCGCCTTTGACGCTGCCGTCAAATATTCCAAAGAGCGCGAGCAGTTTGGTAAGCCCATCGCCTCGTTCCAACTCGTTCAGGCGATGCTCGCCGACATGGCTATCGCCGTGGAAACAGCCCGGCTCATGGTCTTCAAGGCCTGCTGGCTCAAAGACCAAAACCTGCCGTTCGCCAAAGAGGCGGCCATGGCCAAGTGCTATGCGGCCGATGTCGCCATGAAAGTTACCACCGATGCCGTTCAGGTTCTCGGCGGCTACGGCTATATCAAGGAATACCCCACCGAGAAGTACATGCGCGACGCCAAGATCATGCAGATATACGAAGGCACCAACCAGATTCAGCGTCTCGTTATCGCCAACCAGATTTTGTATTAA
- a CDS encoding DMT family transporter: protein MDLVPAHLLPLLLALVSGVLMAVQGSVNTALSKAVGLWEATFVVHAIGTLVLLVVLFILKMGRGDLGGLFQAPWYSYLGGVISVFIIYLVAASIPRVGVANATTAIIVGQVMTAVVIDHFGGFGLQKIPCGWSQVAGLALLAIGARLLLK from the coding sequence TTGGACTTGGTACCCGCCCATTTGCTGCCGCTCCTCCTGGCGCTAGTGTCCGGCGTGCTGATGGCTGTGCAGGGTTCGGTCAATACCGCGCTGAGCAAGGCAGTAGGCCTGTGGGAAGCGACATTTGTCGTTCACGCCATAGGGACGCTAGTCTTGCTCGTCGTTTTATTTATCCTCAAAATGGGACGCGGCGATCTCGGCGGTTTGTTCCAGGCTCCATGGTATTCCTACCTCGGGGGCGTGATAAGCGTATTCATTATCTACCTGGTGGCTGCCAGCATCCCACGCGTCGGAGTAGCCAACGCCACCACGGCCATAATCGTCGGCCAAGTGATGACTGCAGTCGTAATCGACCATTTCGGCGGCTTCGGTCTCCAGAAAATACCGTGCGGCTGGAGCCAGGTCGCCGGTCTGGCGCTTTTGGCGATCGGTGCCAGGTTGCTGCTAAAGTAG
- a CDS encoding alpha/beta hydrolase, with protein sequence MIPTAAGKLNAILYLPVERQRDYAVIFCHGFRGSKEGGGRASSLAARVAENGFVALLFDFAPLSLLSEQVEELRAVVSYSRREVSDRIVLFGRSMGGSAALAVAAADRLIGGLCLWSAPHNLHETFRLSLGEEAYSRLLGGEPVSIADEFGHVCMTPDFLGDFDRFDLLACARLVSGRPMLVVHGENDEIVPLRQAVEIFDQAGEPKKMTVVPGADHRFLSGHEQASAALLAWLEAGFSAPRDW encoded by the coding sequence ATGATCCCAACCGCGGCAGGCAAACTGAACGCTATCCTCTATCTTCCCGTGGAACGCCAGCGCGATTATGCCGTCATATTCTGTCATGGCTTCCGGGGCTCCAAAGAGGGGGGCGGGCGGGCGTCGTCACTCGCTGCAAGGGTTGCCGAAAACGGTTTTGTCGCCCTGCTGTTCGACTTTGCGCCTCTCAGCCTGCTTTCCGAACAGGTCGAAGAGCTGCGGGCAGTTGTGTCCTACAGCCGACGCGAGGTCAGCGACCGAATCGTTCTTTTCGGGCGCAGCATGGGCGGCAGCGCCGCTCTCGCCGTCGCAGCCGCCGACAGGCTCATCGGCGGCCTCTGCCTGTGGTCCGCTCCCCACAACCTCCACGAGACATTCCGCCTCTCTCTGGGAGAGGAAGCGTACAGCCGGCTGCTTGGTGGGGAACCAGTCAGCATAGCCGACGAATTCGGCCATGTTTGCATGACCCCCGATTTTCTCGGCGATTTCGACCGTTTCGACCTCCTTGCTTGCGCCAGGCTGGTCAGCGGCCGGCCAATGCTCGTTGTCCACGGCGAAAACGACGAAATAGTCCCCCTGCGGCAGGCTGTCGAAATATTCGATCAGGCTGGTGAACCGAAAAAGATGACCGTCGTCCCCGGAGCCGATCACCGCTTTCTCAGTGGCCACGAACAAGCGTCCGCGGCATTGCTCGCCTGGCTGGAGGCCGGCTTTTCGGCTCCGCGCGACTGGTGA
- a CDS encoding PaaI family thioesterase: MTDKIDRLKEKMHNLYKRNPFVGLLQMKVEDVKEGEATLSMPVIQAIHGNLYGMAHGGATASLADTAMGLVCVSLGKRVVTLDLNINYIYGAADGETMTAVAKVVHNGQHTVVVEAEHRDTAGRLLAKARGTFFVVGSLDLD; encoded by the coding sequence ATGACAGACAAAATCGACAGACTCAAAGAAAAAATGCATAACCTTTACAAACGCAATCCCTTCGTCGGGCTTCTGCAGATGAAAGTGGAGGATGTCAAAGAAGGGGAAGCAACGCTGTCGATGCCGGTCATCCAGGCAATCCACGGCAATCTGTACGGGATGGCGCACGGCGGTGCTACGGCGTCACTGGCCGACACGGCGATGGGACTCGTCTGCGTATCACTCGGTAAAAGGGTCGTGACCCTGGATCTCAACATCAACTACATATACGGCGCGGCCGACGGCGAGACGATGACAGCTGTGGCGAAGGTCGTGCACAACGGCCAGCACACCGTCGTCGTGGAAGCCGAACATCGCGACACGGCCGGCAGACTTTTGGCAAAAGCGAGGGGAACCTTCTTTGTCGTCGGCAGCCTCGACCTTGATTAA
- a CDS encoding VOC family protein yields MYEIAHIGLVVKDADRSGRFYRDVLGCQPAGAYEDERVKIAFLKAGTQIIELVQYQAGEKEPRRAGIVDHLAFKVNDIDAAIAKLREKGVTLLFDAPRTALGDKKIFFFAGPDGERLEFIQEAAL; encoded by the coding sequence ATGTACGAAATAGCTCACATCGGCCTTGTCGTAAAAGATGCCGACCGCTCCGGCCGGTTTTACCGCGATGTTCTCGGCTGTCAGCCGGCGGGCGCTTATGAGGATGAAAGGGTCAAGATCGCCTTCTTGAAGGCAGGGACGCAGATAATCGAGCTGGTCCAATACCAGGCTGGCGAAAAGGAACCGCGCCGGGCCGGGATTGTGGATCACCTCGCCTTCAAAGTGAATGATATCGACGCCGCTATTGCCAAACTGCGGGAAAAAGGGGTAACGCTGCTTTTCGACGCGCCCCGCACTGCTCTGGGCGACAAAAAGATCTTTTTTTTCGCCGGCCCGGACGGGGAGAGGCTGGAATTCATCCAGGAAGCGGCGCTATGA
- a CDS encoding peptidoglycan-binding protein, which produces MKKVYIAAILAALLLANATALAAVAPAPAADKPLKQGARGEDVKMVQKLLADTGYYAGQIDGIFGGATLEAVQRFQTYNGLKPDGVVGKETIAFLQRERASTAPNRYNRELTMTATAYTAQDDGNGSHTYRGHELRRGLAAVDPRVIPLGTRLFIKGYGFAIADDIGGAIKGNKIDLAFENRADALQFGVQKVTVYILD; this is translated from the coding sequence ATGAAAAAAGTTTATATTGCGGCGATACTGGCGGCGCTGTTGCTTGCCAACGCCACCGCGCTTGCAGCGGTTGCCCCTGCGCCTGCGGCGGACAAGCCCCTCAAACAGGGAGCGCGGGGCGAGGACGTCAAGATGGTTCAGAAGCTGCTGGCCGATACCGGCTATTACGCCGGGCAGATCGACGGCATCTTCGGCGGCGCTACCCTTGAGGCCGTTCAGAGATTTCAGACCTATAACGGCCTGAAGCCCGACGGCGTGGTCGGCAAAGAAACCATCGCCTTCCTCCAGCGCGAACGGGCCAGCACTGCGCCAAATCGCTACAACCGCGAACTGACGATGACCGCTACCGCCTACACGGCTCAGGATGACGGCAACGGCAGTCACACCTACCGCGGGCACGAACTCAGACGGGGGCTGGCGGCGGTCGATCCCCGAGTTATCCCGCTTGGCACGCGGTTATTCATCAAAGGCTACGGTTTTGCAATCGCCGACGATATCGGCGGCGCCATCAAGGGCAACAAAATCGACCTCGCGTTCGAAAACCGCGCTGACGCTCTCCAATTCGGCGTCCAGAAGGTTACAGTCTATATTCTCGATTAA
- a CDS encoding L,D-transpeptidase family protein → MTALRNRRHGVSFCVALLAVAGLLTGLAGFEYWDEQELASVPNQPATRPEGSVILVVNVPARRLEVLSDGKLYKQYRIAVGRSETPSPYGEWIVTWKAYHSGDIFGTRFLGLNVPWGGYGIHGTNRPWSIGQFASQGCIRMRNRDIEELFEWVPVGTPVRIEGGRVRIERQLRYTSTGPDVVLLQTRLRKNGYYEGRADGLFNRDVEEALKRFQHDKGLRPTGVADRKTLEKLGL, encoded by the coding sequence CTGACCGCGCTTAGGAACAGGAGGCATGGTGTATCCTTTTGCGTTGCCCTGCTGGCTGTCGCCGGGCTGCTTACCGGGCTGGCCGGTTTCGAATACTGGGACGAACAGGAACTCGCGTCCGTTCCCAATCAGCCGGCGACACGGCCCGAAGGCAGTGTAATTCTGGTGGTGAATGTGCCGGCACGCCGTCTTGAAGTGCTGAGCGACGGCAAATTATACAAGCAATACCGCATTGCCGTCGGCCGTTCGGAAACCCCATCGCCGTACGGGGAGTGGATCGTCACCTGGAAAGCCTATCACTCCGGCGACATCTTCGGCACCAGATTCCTAGGCCTCAACGTCCCGTGGGGCGGGTACGGCATCCACGGCACCAACAGACCGTGGTCAATAGGCCAATTCGCCAGCCAGGGCTGCATCCGCATGCGGAACAGGGACATCGAGGAATTGTTTGAGTGGGTGCCTGTCGGCACCCCCGTGCGCATCGAAGGGGGCAGGGTGCGCATCGAACGCCAGCTGCGCTACACCTCCACGGGGCCCGACGTTGTCCTGCTGCAGACCAGGCTGCGCAAAAACGGCTATTATGAAGGGCGAGCCGACGGGTTGTTCAACCGGGACGTCGAAGAGGCGCTGAAAAGGTTTCAGCACGACAAAGGACTCAGGCCGACCGGGGTCGCCGACCGCAAAACGCTCGAAAAGCTTGGCCTATAG